In Pyrus communis chromosome 8, drPyrComm1.1, whole genome shotgun sequence, one genomic interval encodes:
- the LOC137742298 gene encoding autophagy-related protein 18f-like, translated as MIKAVFEESSVFVIWVLTSLISLVLGMRNDGGQKQQQGGVPRPARSNSFIPNSFRAISSYLRIVSSGASTVARSAASVASSIVERDDDTNIDQVNWAGFDKLEGEGNDTHQVLLLGYRSGFQVWDVEEADNVRDLVSRYDGPASFMQMLPKPIASKRSEDKFEESRPLMVVCADGSISVGNIIQDGTATPHNGVTAYSHDTVNSSFVPTVVRFYSLKSQSYVHVLKFRSVVYSVKCSSRVVAISLAAQIHCFDSMTLEREYTILTNPIVTGFPGSGGIGCGPLALGNRWLAYSGSPVAVSNSGRVSPQHLEPSASFSGFPSNGSLVAHYAKESSKQLAAGIVTLGDMGYKKLSRYCSELIPDSNTSLQSANPVWKVNGTVNGLSTDTDNVGMVIVRDIVSKAVIAQFRAHTSPISALCFDPSGTLLVTASTQGHNINVFKIMPGSFSSTDGGASYVHLYRLQRGLTNAIIQDISFSDDSNWIMVSSSRGTSHLFAINPWGGLVNLPTADAGFTTKSTGLGVTRSSVRWPGLQTLNQRSLCSAGPPVTLSVVGRIRNGNNSWRGTVSGAAAAATGKMTTLSGAVASSFHNCKGNAHYVDRNSSKAKYHLLVFSPSGSMIQYALRISNDLDSTAVAGLNTHESGLEDDARLVVEAIQKWNICQKKNRREREDTSDIYGENGNFDNNKIYREGKKKGNTIYPEACSTVTKAKISPEEKYQLYISEAELQMHEAQSPVWAKPELYFQSIIVEGVKMDDETASVGEIEIERIPTHMIEARSRDLVPVFEYLQTPIFQQTRVASVDSNFSGQLSHQRSGVSENSGLSCRNSSSSLDTMTESGAGVAQLANGIEETGRGGSQTPIERKGFVNNNDSPKTETQLETVNNRESSLNLEAQLKFVNNDIEGLGLGNLFGDKGDEFD; from the exons ATGATTAAGGCAGTTTTTGAAGAATCATCGGTTTTCGTGATCTGGGTATTGACTAGTTTGATCTCTCTGGTGCTGGGGATGAGGAATGATGGCGGTCAGAAGCAGCAGCAGGGTGGTGTTCCTCGCCCCGCTCGGTCCAACAGCTTCATTCCCAACTCTTTTCGGGCCATTTCGAGCTACTTGAGGATCGTTTCGTCCGGTGCTTCCACCGTTGCGAGGTCCGCAGCTTCGGTGGCTTCCTCGATTGTGGAGAGGGATGATGATACCAACATTGATCAG GTGAACTGGGCTGGCTTTGACAAGTTAGAAGGTGAGGGGAATGACACTCATCAAGTTCTCCTTCTGGGCTACCGTTCTGGATTCCAGGTTTGGGATGTTGAAGAAGCAGATAATGTCCGGGACCTGGTTTCCAGATATGATGGTCCTGCCTCATTCATGCAAATGCTACCTAAACCAATAGCATCAAAGAGATCAGAAGACAAGTTTGAAGAAAGCCGTCCATTGATGGTAGTTTGTGCCGATGGGTCCATTTCTGTGGGTAATATCATACAGGATGGCACTGCCACTCCTCACAATGGTGTTACTGCATACAGCCATGACACAGTGAACAGCAGTTTTGTGCCTACTGTTGTTCGGTTTTATTCTTTGAAATCTCAATCTTATGTTCATGTTCTAAAGTTCAGATCAGTTGTTTATTCAGTAAAGTGCAGTTCTCGAGTTGTTGCTATTTCTCTAGCAGCTCAG ATTCACTGTTTTGATTCCATGACATTGGAGAGAGAATATACCATTCTTACCAATCCGATAGTTACGGGATTCCCTGGTTCTGGAGGTATAGGTTGTGGACCTCTTGCATTAGGCAATAGATGGCTGGCTTATAGTGGAAGTCCTGTTGCTGTATCTAATTCTGGGCGTGTCAGTCCACAGCATCTGGAACCTTCTGCAAGTTTTTCTGGTTTTCCTTCAAATGGAAGCCTGGTTGCTCACTATGCAAAAGAGTCAAGCAAGCAACTAGCTGCTGGGATTGTAACCCTGGGAGACATGGGATATAAGAAGCTGTCCCGGTACTGCTCTGAGCTTATACCTGATAGTAATACTTCTCTTCAATCAGCGAATCCTGTCTGGAAAGTTAATGGTACTGTCAATGGCCTGTCCACAGACACTGATAATGTTGGAATG GTAATTGTCAGAGATATTGTCAGTAAGGCTGTTATTGCCCAGTTCAGGGCGCACACGAGTCCTATTTCTGCATTATGCTTTGATCCTAGTGGCACCCTTTTAGTGACTGCATCAACTCAGGGGCATAACATCAATGTTTTTAAGATAATGCCTGGAAGCTTTTCTTCAACTGATGGTGGTGCATCATATGTACATCTTTACAGGCTCCAACGTGGATTAACAAATGCA ATTATACAGGACATCAGTTTTAGTGATGACAGCAACTGGATCATGGTTAGTTCCTCTAGGGGGACAAGCCATCTGTTTGCTATAAATCCTTGGGGAGGATTAGTAAATCTCCCAACTGCTGATGCTGGTTTTACCACCAAAAGTACAGGATTGGGTGTTACTAGATCGTCAGTTCGTTGGCCAGGTTTGCAAACACTTAACCAGAGAAGCCTTTGCTCAGCTGGTCCCCCAGTTACACTTTCTGTTGTTGGTAGAATAAGAAATGGAAATAATAGTTGGAGAGGCACTGTAAGTGGTGCTGCAGCTGCTGCAACAGGCAAGATGACTACCCTTTCTGGGGCAGTTGCTTCTTCATTCCACAATTGCAAGGGCAATGCTCATTATGTGGATCGCAACTCTTCGAAGGCTAAGTACCACCTCTTGGTTTTTTCTCCTTCTGGTTCCATGATACAATACGCATTGCGAATATCAAACGATCTAGATTCGACTGCTGTGGCTGGATTGAACACTCATGAGTCGGGCCTGGAGGATGATGCAAGATTAGTAGTTGAAGCTATCCAGAAGTGGAATATATGTCAAAAGAAAAACCGAAGGGAGCGTGAGGATACTTCTGACATATATGGTGAGAATGGAAATTTTGACAACAATAAGATATATCGcgaagggaagaagaagggaaacaCCATTTACCCTGAAGCTTGCAGTACTGTTACAAAAGCAAAGATCAGCCCTGAGGAAAAATATCAGTTGTATATTTCAGAAGCTGAACTGCAGATGCATGAAGCCCAAAGTCCAGTGTGGGCAAAACCTGAG CTATACTTTCAGTCGATAATAGTGGAAGGTGTCAAAATGGATGATGAAACTGCTTCAGTAGGGGAAATTGAGATCGAGAGAATTCCAACTCACATGATTGAAGCAAGATCAAGGGATTTGGTCCCAGTTTTTGAATATCTTCAAACTCCCATATTTCAACAAACAAG GGTTGCTTCTGTAGATAGCAATTTTAGTGGGCAACTTTCGCATCAGAGGTCTGGTGTATCTGAAAATAGCGGGCTTTCGTGCAGAAACAGTTCAAGCTCTCTTGACACCATGACTGAAAGTGGTGCTGGAGTGGCACAACTTGCTAATGGGATTGAAGAAACTGGACGGGGTGGTTCTCAGACGCCCATAGAAAGAAAGGGCTTTGTAAATAACAATGACAGCCCGAAGACAGAGACTCAGCTTGAGACTGTAAATAATAGAGAGAGCAGCTTA